A region of Lycium barbarum isolate Lr01 chromosome 3, ASM1917538v2, whole genome shotgun sequence DNA encodes the following proteins:
- the LOC132633273 gene encoding zinc finger CCCH domain-containing protein 25-like, which yields MNPLTLVKRIQNINAKEASLGISDDASWHAKYKDSAYVFVGGIPFDLTEGDLLAVFAQYGEVVDVNLVRDKGTGKSKGFAFVAYEDQRSTNLAVDNLNGAQLLGRIIRVDHVSKYKKKEEEDEETERKKREERGVCRSFQRGECTRGASCKFSHDEKRAANTGWGAEEDRSSKRWSHDKVEDSRKDSRSGPWGRPPRPDYQEEVKVSDKDPRNSKAKTSDIERHYEQRDSTARDHYKRDVEQQRSERKEKGSSYKDDDLDRSYVERRSRRYDDVQTSGEATGRKSRRHDDVTSKEYDDRRDERRQKRYESESQNAEKRDSKEREKRAPLHRDGRDEEDRSQRSRR from the exons ATGAATCCGTTGACGTTAGTGAAGCGTATTCAGAATATTAATGCAAAAGAAGCATCTCTGGGAATCTCTGATGATGCATCCTGGCATGCTAAATACAAAGATTCAGCTTATGTATTTGTTGGTGGCATTCCTTTTGATCTCACTGAAGGTGATCTCCTCGCCGTTTTCGCGCA GTATGGGGAGGTTGTTGATGTCAATCTTGTTAGAGATAAAGGTACAGGCAAGTCAAAGGGCTTTGCTTTTGTTGCTTACGAGGATCAACGGAGTACAAATCTCGCTGTGG ATAACTTAAATGGTGCCCAGCTTTTGGGTAGAATAATCAGAGTTGATCATGTTTCCAAgtataaaaagaaagaagaagaggatGAAGAGACAGAGAGGAAAAAGAGGGAGGAGCGAGGGGTCTGCCGCTCTTTCCAGAGGGGTGAATGCACTCGTGGTGCTTCGTGCAAGTTCTCTCACGATGAGAAG AGAGCTGCAAACACAGGCTGGGGTGCTGAGGAAGATCGAAGTTCAAAAAGATGGTCGCATGACAAGGTTGAGGATTCTAGGAAGGATAGTAGATCTGGTCCATGGGGTCGGCCTCCACGGCCTGATTACCAGGAAGAGGTCAAAGTCTCTGATAAAGATCCAAGAAATTCGAAAGCAAAAACCAGTGATATAGAAAGGCACTATGAGCAGAGAGATTCGACTGCAAGAGATCATTATAAGAGAGATGTTGAGCAGCAGAGGTCAGAGCGGAAGGAAAAGGGTAGTAGTTACAAAGACGATGATCTGGATAGGTCATATGTGGAGCGAAGATCTAGGAGGTATGATGATGTACAAACCTCAGGGGAAGCTACTGGGAGAAAATCTAGGAGGCATGATGATGTGACCTCAAAGGAATATGATGATAGGAGAGATGAAAGAAGACAAAAAAGATATGAATCTGAATCTCAGAATGCAGAAAAAAGAGATAGCAAGGAACGGGAGAAACGAGCTCCGCTCCACCGTGATGGAAGGGATGAAGAAGATCGGAGCCAAAGATCACGTAGATAG